A section of the Papio anubis isolate 15944 chromosome 16, Panubis1.0, whole genome shotgun sequence genome encodes:
- the GHRH gene encoding somatoliberin isoform X2, translating to MPLWVFFFVILALSSSSHCSPSPPLTLRMRRYADAIFTNSYRKVLGQLSARKLLQDIMSRQQGERNQERGARARLGRQVDSVWAEQKQMELESILVALLQKHSRNSQG from the exons ATGCCACTCTGGGTGTTCTTCTTTGTGATCCTCGCCCTCAGCAGCAGCTCCCACTGCTCCCCATCTCCCCCTTTGACTCTCAG GATGCGGCGGTATGCAGATGCCATCTTCACCAACAGCTACCGGAAGGTGCTGGGCCAGCTGTCCGCCCGCAAGCTGCTCCAAGACATCATGAGCAGGCAGCAGGG AGAGAGAAACCAAGAGCGAGGAGCAAGGGCACGGCTTGGCCGGCAGGTGGACAGCGTGTGGGCAGAACAAAAGCAAATGGAATTGGAGAGCATTCTGGTGGCCCTGCTGCAGAAGCACAG CAGGAACTCCCAGGGATGA
- the GHRH gene encoding somatoliberin isoform X1, protein MPLWVFFFVILALSSSSHCSPSPPLTLRMRRYADAIFTNSYRKVLGQLSARKLLQDIMSRQQGERNQERGARARLGRQVDSVWAEQKQMELESILVALLQKHRYGCVCVCASRDFRASYSMVCWEKEKIHSSLKVWGSAKQTKNKDPPDRH, encoded by the exons ATGCCACTCTGGGTGTTCTTCTTTGTGATCCTCGCCCTCAGCAGCAGCTCCCACTGCTCCCCATCTCCCCCTTTGACTCTCAG GATGCGGCGGTATGCAGATGCCATCTTCACCAACAGCTACCGGAAGGTGCTGGGCCAGCTGTCCGCCCGCAAGCTGCTCCAAGACATCATGAGCAGGCAGCAGGG AGAGAGAAACCAAGAGCGAGGAGCAAGGGCACGGCTTGGCCGGCAGGTGGACAGCGTGTGGGCAGAACAAAAGCAAATGGAATTGGAGAGCATTCTGGTGGCCCTGCTGCAGAAGCACAGgtatgggtgtgtgtgcgtgtgtgcttCTAGGGACTTCAGGGCTTCCTACTCCATGGTTtgctgggaaaaggaaaaaatccaCTCCTCTCTGAAGGTATGGGGCTCTGCCAAACAAACCAAGAACAAGGACCCTCCTGACAGACATTAA